In Candidatus Krumholzibacteriia bacterium, one genomic interval encodes:
- a CDS encoding transporter, whose protein sequence is MDPTTLSARSVASLLVLVCLVPTTTHASAWTQPAGHLWWKVGASTSFADEKFANDQLDETKRFPDGSPVRAGDRIPFDFVTGGEYEFQRYALEAAYGVTDHLEVTATVPFLHTVFENDNDEVEPGTGFGDVVLGTAIGTRHGDRAAASLSLRWKIPTADVPRSVFAQPLGEGQHDLTVRAEAGWSLWPHGWLSATLGHRWRAANDELGFDPGNEWVLAAEWGWQLRPWLALVTRFDGLQGSPWTSRDFGIDQEIATRRLWSYAPALHIGLDRLGAPGTTLEVGASIALAGEDLPVSREFRIGLMSTLDLSRR, encoded by the coding sequence ATGGACCCGACTACCCTGAGCGCGCGCTCGGTCGCGTCCCTTCTGGTCCTGGTCTGCCTGGTCCCGACGACGACCCACGCCTCGGCGTGGACGCAGCCGGCCGGACACCTGTGGTGGAAGGTCGGCGCGTCGACGAGCTTCGCCGACGAGAAGTTCGCCAACGACCAGCTCGACGAGACCAAGCGCTTTCCCGACGGGAGTCCGGTACGAGCCGGCGACCGCATCCCCTTCGACTTCGTCACCGGCGGCGAGTACGAGTTCCAGCGCTACGCACTGGAAGCAGCCTATGGTGTCACCGATCACCTCGAGGTGACGGCCACCGTTCCCTTCCTGCACACCGTCTTCGAGAACGACAACGACGAGGTCGAGCCCGGAACCGGATTCGGGGACGTGGTGCTGGGCACGGCGATCGGAACGCGCCACGGGGATCGTGCGGCGGCTTCGTTGTCGCTCCGCTGGAAGATCCCCACCGCCGACGTGCCCCGCAGCGTCTTCGCACAGCCCCTCGGCGAAGGACAGCACGACCTCACCGTGCGCGCCGAGGCCGGCTGGTCGCTGTGGCCCCACGGGTGGCTTTCGGCCACGCTCGGCCACCGCTGGCGTGCCGCCAACGACGAACTGGGCTTCGACCCGGGCAACGAATGGGTGCTCGCCGCCGAATGGGGGTGGCAGCTCCGCCCGTGGCTGGCGCTGGTCACGCGCTTCGACGGCCTGCAGGGGTCTCCGTGGACCAGCCGCGACTTCGGCATCGACCAGGAGATCGCCACGCGGCGCCTGTGGTCGTACGCACCGGCGCTTCACATCGGCCTGGACCGCCTCGGAGCACCGGGCACGACCCTCGAGGTCGGGGCCTCGATCGCACTGGCGGGCGAGGACCTGCCGGTGAGCCGGGAGTTCCGGATCGGCTTGATGTCGACGCTCGACCTCAGCCGGCGCTGA
- a CDS encoding DUF3179 domain-containing (seleno)protein: MLRRRIRSRAPRTALFSTLLVLIAAGCSETESPSDPDVDLPPVTDSEGTLPTVRNEPGDFTLDAHRTDLEIPAPPSGTWVLRDRESGSLITADGWAFEGPLAEAGVRLPHLAKTSAFWFAWSVFHPGSEIWGRDAAVRDAVIRSDGDCLVPCDQIRRNLPRDAIPSLPNPGPPQGSPRFADAGSSDAAYLRPGDMVIGLFDGTEARAYPHNVLWWHEIVNDTFGGQPLSVSFCPLTGSALVFSASRSAFGVSGNLYNSNLVLYDHDTASLFSQMRREAVTGERRGEILEEVPFVETTWERWQQMHPGTKVIASSTGFSRDYTRYPYGDYRSDDRDTFSVTDPSPDPQFPGKALVTGVHVGDVSRVYVHSEVRETMGNRTAFRDEIGGLPVWVLYDSADTFLQIVHAGDPEFELDLEWTRLP; encoded by the coding sequence ATGCTCCGACGCCGAATCCGTTCGCGCGCGCCGCGGACCGCTCTGTTTTCGACCCTGCTGGTCCTGATCGCGGCAGGGTGTTCCGAGACCGAGTCTCCGTCGGATCCCGACGTGGACCTGCCACCGGTGACCGACAGCGAAGGAACGCTTCCCACCGTCCGGAACGAACCGGGCGACTTCACGCTCGATGCCCACCGCACCGACCTGGAGATCCCGGCGCCCCCGAGCGGGACCTGGGTCCTGCGGGATCGTGAGTCCGGAAGTCTGATCACGGCCGACGGGTGGGCCTTCGAGGGTCCGCTGGCCGAAGCCGGCGTCCGCCTCCCGCATCTGGCGAAGACGAGCGCGTTCTGGTTCGCCTGGTCGGTGTTCCATCCGGGCTCGGAGATCTGGGGCCGCGACGCGGCGGTCCGCGACGCGGTGATCCGCAGCGATGGCGACTGCCTCGTGCCCTGCGACCAGATCCGGCGCAATCTGCCACGGGACGCGATCCCCTCGCTCCCCAACCCGGGCCCCCCGCAGGGGTCTCCCCGCTTCGCCGACGCGGGTTCGTCCGACGCGGCCTACCTGCGCCCCGGAGACATGGTGATCGGCCTCTTCGACGGGACCGAGGCTCGCGCCTATCCGCACAACGTGCTGTGGTGGCACGAGATCGTGAACGACACCTTCGGAGGACAACCGCTCAGCGTTTCCTTCTGTCCGCTGACCGGATCGGCCCTGGTGTTCTCGGCGAGTCGCTCGGCCTTCGGCGTGTCGGGCAACCTCTACAACAGCAACCTGGTGCTTTACGACCACGACACCGCGAGCCTGTTCTCGCAGATGCGCCGCGAAGCGGTCACCGGTGAACGCCGGGGCGAGATCCTCGAAGAGGTTCCCTTCGTCGAGACCACCTGGGAACGCTGGCAGCAGATGCACCCTGGCACCAAGGTCATCGCCTCGAGCACGGGTTTCTCGCGCGACTACACGCGATATCCCTACGGAGACTACCGCAGCGACGATCGTGACACCTTCTCGGTCACCGATCCCTCGCCCGATCCGCAGTTCCCGGGCAAGGCGCTCGTCACGGGTGTGCACGTGGGCGACGTGTCGCGAGTCTACGTCCACTCGGAGGTGCGCGAGACCATGGGGAATCGTACGGCCTTCCGCGACGAGATCGGGGGGCTGCCGGTCTGGGTGCTGTACGACTCGGCCGACACGTTCCTGCAGATCGTCCACGCCGGGGATCCCGAGTTCGAGCTGGACCTCGAATGGACCCGACTACCCTGA
- a CDS encoding cytochrome ubiquinol oxidase subunit I, whose amino-acid sequence MDVVLLSRIQFALTIGFHYFYPPLSIGLGLVLVMMEGMYLRTGNPLYHQLTRFWVRIFGLIFAFGVGTGIVMEFEFGTNWAAYSRYVGDIFGSPLAAEGIFAFFLESGFLALLLFGWDRISKKMHFFATCMVALGAHFSAIWIVVANSWMQTPAGYHIVETPVGPRAEITSFWEAVLNPSTLDRLSHTVIGCWQAGAFFVISVGAFYLLRRQHQEFAKASMKVAFVVAMVASLLQLVTGHSSAHTVSEHQPAKLAAFEGIYETQDNADLTIMGWVDEASQEVHGIKIPGMLSWLIGFDTATEVQGLNDWPEEDRPPVQITFQAYHFMVAIGMLLILLSWVGGIMAWRDKLFQYRWLLWILVFSVLLPQVSNQLGWAAAEIGRQPWIVYELMRTADGVSDTISAGHVLFSLILFTLIYLALFVVFIVLLDQKVKHGPLEEDMPRTGELRS is encoded by the coding sequence ATGGATGTCGTCCTGCTCTCGCGCATCCAGTTCGCTCTGACCATCGGCTTCCACTACTTCTATCCGCCCCTGAGCATCGGCCTCGGCCTGGTGCTGGTGATGATGGAAGGCATGTACCTGCGGACGGGCAATCCCCTCTACCACCAGCTCACCCGCTTCTGGGTGAGGATCTTCGGTCTCATCTTCGCCTTCGGCGTGGGCACGGGGATCGTCATGGAGTTCGAGTTCGGGACCAACTGGGCCGCCTACTCGCGCTACGTCGGCGACATCTTCGGCAGTCCCCTCGCGGCCGAGGGGATCTTCGCCTTCTTCCTCGAGTCGGGCTTTCTCGCCCTGCTCCTGTTCGGGTGGGATCGCATCAGCAAGAAGATGCACTTCTTCGCGACGTGTATGGTCGCCCTGGGCGCACACTTCAGTGCGATCTGGATCGTAGTGGCCAACAGCTGGATGCAGACCCCGGCCGGCTACCACATCGTCGAGACACCCGTCGGACCACGCGCCGAGATCACCAGCTTCTGGGAAGCGGTGCTCAACCCCTCGACGCTCGATCGCTTGTCGCACACCGTCATCGGCTGCTGGCAAGCGGGCGCCTTCTTCGTGATCTCGGTGGGGGCGTTCTACCTGCTGCGCCGTCAGCACCAGGAGTTCGCCAAGGCCTCGATGAAGGTCGCCTTCGTGGTGGCCATGGTGGCGTCGTTGCTGCAGCTGGTCACCGGCCACAGCAGCGCGCACACCGTGAGTGAGCACCAGCCGGCCAAGCTCGCCGCCTTCGAGGGCATCTACGAGACCCAGGACAACGCGGATCTCACGATCATGGGCTGGGTCGACGAGGCCAGCCAGGAGGTCCACGGGATCAAGATCCCGGGCATGCTGAGCTGGCTCATCGGATTCGACACCGCCACCGAGGTCCAGGGTCTGAACGACTGGCCCGAGGAGGACCGGCCACCCGTCCAGATCACCTTCCAGGCCTATCACTTCATGGTGGCCATCGGCATGTTGCTGATCCTGCTATCGTGGGTGGGGGGCATCATGGCCTGGCGGGACAAGCTGTTCCAGTACCGCTGGCTGCTGTGGATCCTGGTGTTCTCGGTGCTGTTGCCACAGGTCTCCAATCAGCTCGGGTGGGCCGCGGCCGAGATCGGACGGCAGCCGTGGATCGTCTACGAACTCATGCGCACGGCCGACGGGGTGAGTGACACCATCTCGGCGGGACACGTGCTGTTCTCGTTGATCCTGTTCACGCTGATCTACCTGGCGCTCTTCGTGGTGTTCATCGTCCTGCTCGACCAGAAGGTCAAGCACGGTCCGCTGGAGGAAGACATGCCCCGAACCGGGGAGCTGCGCTCATGA